The following are encoded together in the Lathyrus oleraceus cultivar Zhongwan6 chromosome 3, CAAS_Psat_ZW6_1.0, whole genome shotgun sequence genome:
- the LOC127129904 gene encoding uncharacterized protein LOC127129904 encodes MEEHCIWHIGYGQSVSAWEDRWIDSNIRIADFNLNTPPHLQLAKVDDLGSPNVRACIGEDGNRYSVSIMYQFLAKDGDVSDPVCWRDVWKINAMERVRHFVWLLHHDGLLTNMKKSRMGLGSTMCRPCGVMEEDALHVFRDCPRAVDLWRPTVSANNHGVIFLQGVSLIKWEAPLSDWVKMNIDGAMDKEGNSGCSGIIRGSGGEWLGGFSKNIGICSVYTAEFWGSVRRFNAFYKRGIQVDYYQNRFSTSGKGYLLSIFFHKIGQEFINQD; translated from the exons ATGGAAGAACACTGTATCTGGCACATTGGTTATGGACAATCAGTGAGTGCTTGGGAAGATAGATGGATTGATTCCAATATCAGGATTGCGGATTTCAACTTAAATACTCCTCCACACCTTCAATTGGCTAAAGTGGATGATCTGGGGA GTCCGAATGTTAGAGCATGCATTGGTGAAGATGGAAATAGATACTCAGTTAGTATCATGTACCAATTTCTAGCTAAAGATGGTGATGTGAGTGACCCTGTGTGTTGGAGAGATGTTTGGAAAATTAATGCCATGGAGCGTGTTCGTCATTTTGTGTGGTTGTTGCACCATGATGGTCTACTTACAAATATGAAGAAGTCTCGAATGGGTCTTGGGAGCACCATGTGCAGACCCTGTGGTGTTATGGAAGAAGATGCTCTTCATGTGTTCCGGGATTGCCCGCGTGCAGTGGATCTCTGGCGTCCGACAGTTTCCGCTAACAATCATGGTGTTATTTTTTTGCAG GGAGTGAGTCTAATTAAATGGGAAGCTCCTCTGAGTGATTGGGTTAAGATGAACATCGATGGAGCCATGGACAAGGAAGGTAATTCAGGTTGCAGTGGCATTATCAGAGGCTCCGGTGGAGAGTGGCTTGGAGGATTTTCGAAAAATATAGGTATTTGTAGTGTGTACACTGCTGAATTTTGGGGGAGTGTAAGAAGGTTTAATGCTTTCTACAAACGTGGGATTCAAGTAGATTATTATCAAAATAGATTCTCAACAAGTGGTAAAGGATATCTCTTATCAATCTTCTTCCACAAAATTGGGCAGGAATTTATTAACCAAGATTAG